The Lysinibacillus pakistanensis genome includes a window with the following:
- a CDS encoding TIGR01212 family radical SAM protein (This family includes YhcC from E. coli K-12, an uncharacterized radical SAM protein.) has protein sequence MTETNFPFPSDGKRYYTWNRYLREQFGHKVFKVALDAGFDCPNRDGTVAFGGCTFCSAAGSGDFAGNKVDPIDVQFAEIRDKMHQKWKDGKYMAYFQAYTNTHAPLPVLKEKFEAALAQDGVVGLSIATRPDCLPDDVVEYLAELNERTYLWIELGLQTVHEKTANLINRAHDYATYVEGVEKLRKHGIRVCSHIINGLPLEDYDMMMETAREVAKLDVQGIKIHLLHLLKGTPMVKQYEKGILEFLDQEVYTKLVADQLEILPPDMVIHRITGDGPIDLMIGPMWSVNKWEVLNGIDAELERRGSWQGKFYQAEVVK, from the coding sequence ATGACAGAAACAAACTTTCCTTTTCCTTCAGATGGGAAAAGATACTATACATGGAATCGCTATTTACGTGAGCAATTTGGTCATAAAGTCTTTAAAGTAGCACTGGACGCAGGCTTCGATTGCCCAAATCGTGATGGTACCGTTGCTTTCGGTGGCTGTACATTTTGCAGTGCAGCAGGCTCTGGTGATTTTGCTGGCAATAAAGTCGATCCTATTGATGTGCAATTCGCTGAAATTCGAGACAAAATGCATCAAAAATGGAAGGATGGCAAGTACATGGCTTATTTCCAAGCTTATACAAATACACATGCTCCACTTCCCGTATTAAAAGAAAAATTTGAAGCGGCACTGGCGCAGGATGGGGTTGTAGGTTTATCGATTGCTACTCGTCCAGATTGTCTACCAGATGACGTAGTAGAGTATTTAGCTGAATTAAATGAGCGTACTTATTTATGGATTGAGCTCGGTCTTCAAACAGTGCATGAAAAAACAGCAAATCTAATAAACCGTGCCCATGATTATGCCACATATGTTGAAGGTGTTGAAAAGCTTAGAAAACATGGTATACGTGTATGCTCACACATTATTAATGGCCTTCCTCTTGAAGACTATGACATGATGATGGAAACTGCACGTGAAGTGGCAAAGCTTGATGTACAAGGCATAAAAATTCACTTGCTACACCTTTTAAAGGGGACCCCTATGGTCAAACAGTACGAAAAGGGCATACTAGAATTTTTAGATCAGGAGGTTTACACAAAGCTAGTAGCAGATCAACTTGAGATTTTACCTCCGGATATGGTGATTCACCGTATTACAGGGGATGGACCCATTGATTTAATGATTGGGCCTATGTGGAGCGTTAATAAGTGGGAAGTATTAAATGGCATTGATGCAGAGCTTGAACGCCGTGGAAGCTGGCAAGGGAAATTTTATCAGGCTGAGGTTGTCAAATGA
- a CDS encoding class I SAM-dependent methyltransferase yields the protein MKLQRVLQYAQQLLKATVEEGDTVVDATAGNGHDTLFLAQLVGDSGQVYAFDVQKSAVDTTLLRLLDHGLEHRGLVLHRGHEEVAKYVHKQVAAAIFNLGYLPGSNHDIITKPNTTIVAIQDLLKLLKIGGLIVLVIYHGHPGGKEERDAVIEYVSQLPQKYVHVLKYEFLNQQNDPPFVIALEKMKDYPIE from the coding sequence ATGAAGCTACAACGTGTTTTACAATATGCCCAACAACTGTTAAAGGCTACAGTTGAGGAGGGTGATACAGTGGTTGATGCCACTGCAGGTAACGGTCATGATACATTATTTTTAGCACAGCTTGTCGGGGATAGTGGTCAAGTATATGCCTTTGATGTTCAAAAAAGTGCTGTGGATACCACGCTACTTCGCCTGCTTGATCATGGCTTAGAGCATCGTGGACTTGTCTTACATAGAGGGCATGAGGAAGTTGCTAAATATGTACACAAGCAAGTTGCCGCTGCCATATTTAATTTAGGTTATTTACCTGGTAGTAATCACGATATCATTACAAAGCCAAATACGACAATAGTTGCCATTCAAGATTTACTAAAGTTACTAAAGATTGGTGGACTAATTGTTTTGGTCATCTACCATGGGCATCCTGGTGGCAAGGAGGAACGAGATGCTGTCATAGAGTATGTAAGTCAGCTTCCTCAAAAATATGTACATGTACTAAAATATGAGTTTTTAAATCAACAAAATGATCCACCTTTTGTGATTGCTCTAGAAAAAATGAAAGATTACCCAATCGAATAA
- a CDS encoding superoxide dismutase, protein MTVFHLPQLSYDYDQLEPYIDARTLEIHHSKHHATYVNNLNMALESYKDLQNKSLEDLLSNLDLLPVDIQTAIQNNGGGHYCHSLFWETMSPNGGGEANADIGQAIEYYFKTFDNFQDQLSKAAITRFGSGYGWLVLEDNQLSIMSTANQDTPLIEGKIPLLVIDVWEHAYYLNYQNRRPDFVKNWWNTVDWDKVNQRYVEAMKQQSLKS, encoded by the coding sequence ATGACTGTGTTCCATTTACCGCAACTATCATATGACTACGATCAATTAGAGCCCTATATTGACGCTAGAACATTAGAGATTCATCATTCAAAGCATCATGCAACATATGTAAATAATTTAAACATGGCCTTAGAAAGCTATAAGGACCTACAAAATAAATCATTGGAAGATTTATTAAGTAATCTTGATTTGCTTCCAGTTGACATTCAAACAGCCATACAAAATAATGGTGGAGGACACTATTGTCACAGTTTATTTTGGGAAACGATGAGTCCCAATGGCGGTGGTGAGGCTAATGCTGATATTGGACAGGCAATTGAATATTATTTTAAAACGTTTGATAATTTTCAGGATCAGCTTTCTAAAGCAGCAATTACTCGCTTTGGAAGTGGATATGGGTGGCTTGTGCTGGAGGATAATCAACTCAGCATTATGAGTACAGCTAACCAAGATACACCTTTAATTGAAGGAAAAATTCCTTTACTCGTAATCGATGTGTGGGAACATGCATATTATTTGAACTATCAAAATCGTCGCCCTGATTTTGTTAAAAATTGGTGGAATACTGTCGATTGGGATAAAGTTAATCAACGCTATGTAGAAGCAATGAAACAACAATCTTTAAAAAGTTAA
- a CDS encoding alanine/glycine:cation symporter family protein, whose protein sequence is MEAIVGKLNDILWGPWFIYGILLIGLFFSIITRFLQIRHIKDMFVLMFKGEKSEKGISSFQAMSIALSGRVGTGNIAGTATAIGMGGPGAVFWMWAIAFIGAATAYVESTLAQIYKEEKDTEYRGGPAFYIEKGMGQKWFAIIFAIAALIAMLILMPGVQSNAIATAVENAFSIQTWITGLIIVVLLGAIIIGGVKWIANAAQIIVPFMALAYIIMAIIIIGMNITEIPSVFALIFSSAFGAQEIFGGIIGSAIAWGVKRGIYSNEAGQGTGAHPAAAAEVSHPAKQGIVQAASVYIDTLLICSATAFMILFTGMYNVQDEKVAEGTDPFIHVGEFNKNGLTGEEQLTFAKSIKEGAAYTQFAVDSALPGFGGPFVAIALFFFAFTTIMAYYYIAETNVAYLFSGSAEKVVIWIAKFAILIAAFYGTIRTSDLAWAMGDVGLGLMVWINVIAILIIMKPAIVALKDYEKQKKEGKDPVFDPQELGIKGADFWVDYNKKRQNK, encoded by the coding sequence ATGGAGGCAATTGTTGGAAAATTGAATGATATTTTGTGGGGACCGTGGTTTATTTATGGTATTTTGTTAATTGGATTGTTTTTTTCAATCATTACACGGTTCTTACAGATAAGACACATTAAAGATATGTTTGTTTTAATGTTTAAAGGCGAAAAATCGGAAAAGGGGATTTCATCATTCCAGGCAATGTCAATTGCGTTATCTGGGAGAGTAGGTACAGGTAATATTGCTGGTACAGCTACAGCCATCGGTATGGGGGGACCCGGTGCTGTTTTTTGGATGTGGGCAATAGCCTTTATTGGCGCAGCAACCGCATATGTGGAATCAACGTTAGCCCAAATTTATAAAGAAGAGAAAGATACTGAATATCGAGGTGGACCCGCCTTTTACATAGAAAAGGGAATGGGGCAAAAATGGTTCGCAATAATTTTTGCTATAGCAGCATTAATTGCCATGTTAATCTTAATGCCAGGTGTTCAATCGAATGCAATTGCAACCGCTGTTGAAAACGCTTTCAGTATTCAAACTTGGATTACGGGTCTTATTATTGTTGTATTATTAGGTGCAATTATTATTGGTGGAGTTAAATGGATTGCGAACGCTGCACAGATTATCGTTCCGTTTATGGCTTTAGCTTATATTATTATGGCTATCATTATTATTGGGATGAATATCACAGAGATACCATCCGTATTTGCACTTATTTTTTCTAGCGCATTTGGTGCTCAAGAAATTTTTGGTGGGATTATTGGCTCTGCAATTGCTTGGGGCGTTAAGCGTGGTATTTATTCAAATGAGGCTGGTCAAGGAACTGGAGCGCACCCAGCGGCAGCAGCAGAAGTATCGCACCCTGCAAAACAGGGAATTGTGCAAGCAGCATCTGTGTACATTGATACATTATTAATTTGTTCAGCTACAGCATTTATGATTTTATTTACGGGCATGTATAATGTACAGGATGAAAAGGTAGCAGAAGGTACTGATCCATTTATTCACGTTGGAGAATTTAACAAAAATGGTCTTACCGGAGAAGAACAACTAACATTTGCGAAAAGTATTAAGGAAGGTGCAGCATATACACAATTTGCTGTAGATTCTGCATTACCAGGATTTGGTGGTCCATTTGTAGCAATCGCATTATTCTTCTTTGCTTTTACAACAATTATGGCCTATTACTATATTGCTGAAACAAATGTGGCTTATTTGTTCTCTGGTTCAGCTGAAAAAGTCGTCATATGGATTGCAAAGTTTGCGATTTTAATAGCTGCATTCTATGGTACAATTCGTACTTCAGACCTTGCTTGGGCAATGGGGGATGTTGGACTTGGACTGATGGTATGGATTAACGTTATAGCAATTTTAATCATTATGAAACCTGCAATAGTGGCATTGAAGGATTATGAGAAACAGAAAAAAGAAGGAAAAGATCCTGTTTTTGATCCTCAAGAACTTGGTATTAAAGGTGCAGATTTCTGGGTTGATTATAATAAAAAACGTCAAAATAAATAG
- a CDS encoding alpha/beta hydrolase, which produces MWKWEADGQAKAVVAILHGAYENHRWYAWLIEKLRLEGFHIVMGDLPNHGVNARFSRVHDEDFKEYNKYTRHLMENAFSYNLPVFLIGHGLGATLLLHTMHKKKYESAGIILTSPWLQLKLLPGKLSNALTSLSALTANVKITHEITFEKLTRSVEGREEMKDEIPFMSVVSVKWYRELQQMMRNLVLLPKAEFPNMPMLVMTAEKDSITETKQTRNWLHQQEFTEFQFKEWANCYHNLFHEIEREEIFVYIRDFINNALRRIGYIIE; this is translated from the coding sequence ATGTGGAAATGGGAAGCTGATGGACAAGCAAAGGCTGTGGTTGCTATTCTTCATGGTGCATATGAAAATCACCGCTGGTATGCATGGCTAATAGAAAAACTTAGATTGGAAGGCTTCCACATAGTCATGGGGGATTTACCGAATCATGGTGTCAATGCAAGGTTTTCACGTGTTCATGATGAGGATTTTAAAGAATACAACAAGTATACTAGACATTTAATGGAGAATGCTTTTTCGTATAATTTACCTGTGTTTTTAATAGGACATGGGCTTGGTGCAACATTATTACTACATACTATGCACAAGAAAAAATATGAAAGTGCAGGCATTATTTTAACTTCACCATGGCTTCAATTAAAGCTGTTGCCAGGTAAACTATCAAATGCTTTAACAAGTTTAAGTGCTCTTACAGCTAATGTTAAAATAACACATGAAATTACATTTGAGAAATTGACTCGCAGTGTAGAAGGTAGAGAAGAGATGAAGGATGAGATTCCTTTTATGTCAGTTGTCTCAGTGAAATGGTATCGAGAGCTACAGCAAATGATGCGGAATTTAGTATTATTACCAAAGGCAGAATTCCCAAATATGCCTATGCTTGTAATGACAGCTGAAAAAGATAGTATAACAGAAACTAAACAAACTCGTAATTGGCTTCATCAGCAGGAATTTACAGAGTTTCAGTTTAAGGAATGGGCGAATTGCTATCATAATCTATTTCATGAAATAGAGAGGGAAGAGATTTTCGTCTATATTCGTGATTTTATCAACAATGCTCTTCGTAGAATTGGGTATATTATTGAGTAA
- a CDS encoding gamma carbonic anhydrase, whose translation MIYPFKGKTPTIDPSVFIADYATVTGDVTIGAETTIWFNTVIRGDVSPTIIGERVSIQDLCCLHQSPKYPLIIEDEVTVGHQVTLHSCTIRKNALIGMGSIILDGAEIGEGAFIGAGSLVPPGKVIPPNSLALGRPAKVVRELNAEDKEDMERIVREYAEKGQYYKSLQANNK comes from the coding sequence ATGATCTATCCATTTAAAGGTAAAACACCAACCATCGATCCATCCGTTTTTATTGCTGATTATGCGACCGTTACTGGGGACGTTACAATAGGTGCTGAAACAACTATTTGGTTTAACACTGTTATTCGTGGTGATGTGTCACCAACGATTATTGGTGAACGAGTAAGTATTCAAGATCTTTGTTGCTTACACCAAAGTCCGAAATACCCGCTAATTATTGAAGATGAAGTAACAGTGGGACATCAAGTAACTTTACATAGCTGTACAATTCGCAAAAATGCCTTAATAGGTATGGGATCAATCATATTAGACGGAGCAGAGATTGGAGAGGGTGCATTCATAGGAGCTGGCAGTCTAGTACCTCCGGGTAAGGTCATTCCACCGAATAGCTTAGCATTAGGTCGTCCGGCTAAGGTTGTTCGTGAATTAAATGCTGAAGATAAAGAAGATATGGAACGTATCGTCCGTGAATATGCAGAAAAAGGACAATATTATAAATCTCTTCAAGCAAATAATAAATAA
- the metK gene encoding methionine adenosyltransferase — MTNRRLFTSESVTEGHPDKICDQISDAILDAILEEDPNARVACETTVTTGLVLVAGEITTSTYVDIKGIVRDTVAEIGYTRGKYGFDAENLAVLVAIGEQSPDIAQGVDQALEAREGSMTDADIEAIGAGDQGLMFGYACNETPELMPLPISLAHKLARRLTEARKSGELAYLRPDGKTQVTIEYDENNIPVRVDTIVISTQHDEEATLEQIQEDLKQFVIAPVVPSELLDANTKYFINPTGRFVIGGPKGDAGLTGRKIIVDTYGGYARHGGGAFSGKDATKVDRSAAYAARYVAKNIVAAGLAERAEVQLAYAIGVAQPVSIAVDTFGTGKVKESEIVEWVRELFDLRPAGIIKMLDLRRPIYKQTAAYGHFGRTDLNVPWEQTDKAEALRERARL; from the coding sequence ATGACAAACCGTCGACTGTTTACATCAGAGAGCGTGACAGAAGGACATCCAGACAAAATTTGTGACCAAATTTCGGATGCCATTTTAGATGCCATTTTAGAAGAAGATCCAAATGCACGAGTAGCGTGTGAAACAACAGTAACAACAGGTTTAGTATTAGTAGCAGGAGAAATTACTACTTCTACCTATGTAGATATTAAAGGTATTGTCCGAGATACTGTAGCGGAAATCGGATACACACGTGGGAAATATGGCTTTGATGCAGAAAATCTTGCAGTGCTTGTAGCTATTGGTGAGCAATCACCGGATATTGCACAGGGGGTTGACCAAGCATTAGAGGCTCGTGAAGGCTCTATGACAGACGCTGACATTGAAGCAATCGGTGCGGGTGACCAAGGCTTAATGTTTGGTTATGCATGTAACGAAACACCGGAGCTTATGCCTTTACCAATTAGTCTAGCGCATAAATTAGCACGTCGCTTAACAGAAGCGCGCAAATCTGGTGAACTAGCGTATTTACGTCCTGATGGAAAAACGCAAGTGACGATTGAATATGATGAAAACAATATACCGGTACGAGTAGATACAATTGTCATTTCAACACAACATGATGAAGAGGCGACACTTGAGCAAATTCAGGAAGATTTAAAACAGTTCGTAATTGCACCAGTTGTTCCAAGTGAATTACTAGATGCAAATACTAAATATTTCATTAACCCAACTGGTCGTTTTGTCATCGGTGGTCCGAAAGGTGATGCCGGTCTAACTGGACGCAAAATCATCGTTGATACATACGGTGGCTATGCGCGTCATGGTGGTGGTGCGTTCTCTGGAAAGGATGCAACAAAGGTTGACCGTTCAGCAGCATATGCAGCACGTTATGTAGCCAAAAACATTGTGGCAGCAGGTTTAGCAGAACGAGCTGAAGTACAATTAGCCTATGCAATTGGTGTTGCTCAGCCTGTATCCATTGCTGTTGATACATTTGGTACTGGAAAAGTGAAGGAAAGCGAGATTGTCGAGTGGGTACGTGAGCTATTTGATTTACGTCCAGCAGGGATTATTAAAATGCTTGACTTACGTCGCCCTATCTATAAGCAAACTGCTGCATATGGACATTTCGGTCGTACTGACTTAAATGTGCCTTGGGAGCAAACAGATAAAGCAGAGGCTTTAAGAGAAAGAGCACGTTTATAA
- the pckA gene encoding phosphoenolpyruvate carboxykinase (ATP), with protein MNSVEIANELKELLSGGNINVQLSVPQLAEKATSRGEAMLTVDGAVRAETGKYTGRSPKDKYTVEEESTKDKIDWGKVNQPISSEVFDNLYVKVVKYLKERDELFVFKGFAGADKDSQLSIQVINEYAWHNLFAHQLFIRPTEEELASHVADFTVISAPNFKADPAVDGTASETFIIVSLEKKTILIGGTEYAGEIKKSIFGIMNYLLPQQGILSMHCSANVGETGDVALFFGLSGTGKTTLSADPDRKLIGDDEHGWSDNGVFNIEGGCYAKTINLSAEKEPEIYNAIRFGSVLENVAVDPETRICDYDDGSLTENTRVAYPIQYIDNIVDPSVAGHPKTIIFLTADAFGVLPPISKLTKEQAMYHFLSGFTSKLAGTERGVTEPEPVFSTCFGSPFLPLPATVYAEMLGQKIDEHGAQVYLVNTGWTGGEYGTGSRMKLSYTRTMVRAAIDGKLADVETIQDSVFGLHIPTAVEGVPTEVLNPRDAWADKAAYDKKATELAGLFNENFKKFSNVSEAITTLGGPLK; from the coding sequence ATGAATTCAGTAGAAATTGCAAACGAACTGAAGGAATTATTAAGCGGCGGTAACATTAATGTTCAACTTTCGGTACCACAATTAGCTGAAAAGGCTACATCTCGTGGTGAGGCTATGTTAACAGTAGATGGCGCAGTTCGTGCAGAAACTGGCAAATACACTGGTCGTTCACCTAAAGATAAATATACGGTAGAAGAAGAAAGCACAAAGGATAAAATTGACTGGGGAAAAGTAAACCAACCGATTTCTTCTGAAGTGTTCGATAACTTATATGTAAAAGTAGTAAAATATTTAAAAGAACGTGACGAATTATTTGTATTCAAGGGCTTTGCCGGTGCCGACAAAGATTCACAACTAAGCATCCAAGTCATCAATGAATACGCTTGGCACAATCTTTTTGCTCATCAATTATTTATCCGTCCAACAGAAGAAGAGTTAGCTTCCCATGTCGCTGACTTCACAGTTATCTCAGCTCCTAACTTTAAAGCAGACCCTGCTGTGGATGGTACAGCTTCTGAAACATTCATCATTGTATCTCTTGAAAAGAAAACCATCCTAATTGGTGGAACTGAATATGCTGGTGAAATTAAAAAATCAATTTTCGGTATTATGAACTACTTATTACCACAACAAGGCATCCTTTCTATGCATTGTTCGGCAAACGTTGGTGAAACTGGAGATGTAGCATTATTCTTCGGTTTATCTGGTACTGGTAAAACGACTTTATCAGCTGATCCTGATCGTAAGCTTATCGGTGACGATGAACATGGTTGGTCTGATAACGGTGTATTCAACATTGAGGGTGGTTGCTATGCAAAAACAATTAACCTTTCTGCTGAAAAAGAACCAGAAATTTACAATGCAATCCGCTTTGGTTCTGTTTTAGAAAACGTAGCTGTTGACCCAGAAACTCGTATTTGTGATTATGATGACGGTTCATTAACAGAAAATACACGTGTCGCATATCCGATCCAATATATTGATAATATTGTTGATCCATCTGTTGCAGGTCACCCAAAAACAATCATCTTCTTAACAGCTGATGCATTTGGCGTATTACCTCCAATCAGTAAATTAACAAAAGAGCAAGCAATGTACCACTTCCTAAGTGGCTTCACATCAAAACTTGCTGGTACAGAGCGTGGTGTAACAGAACCAGAACCAGTATTCTCTACTTGCTTCGGTTCTCCATTCCTTCCACTTCCAGCAACTGTCTATGCTGAAATGTTAGGTCAAAAAATTGACGAACATGGTGCACAAGTATACTTAGTGAACACAGGTTGGACTGGTGGCGAATACGGTACTGGTAGCCGTATGAAGCTTTCTTACACTCGTACAATGGTACGGGCAGCAATCGATGGCAAATTAGCTGATGTTGAAACAATCCAAGATTCAGTATTTGGATTACATATTCCAACTGCTGTTGAAGGTGTACCAACAGAAGTACTTAACCCTCGTGATGCATGGGCAGACAAAGCAGCTTATGACAAAAAAGCGACTGAGCTTGCTGGTCTATTCAATGAAAACTTCAAGAAATTCTCTAACGTTTCTGAAGCTATCACTACACTTGGTGGGCCATTAAAATAA
- a CDS encoding alpha/beta hydrolase family protein produces MMINGEIVEKRTYPSPNPAIRLTEITYISLGIRVKGLLAEPKAEGTYDGFLYLRGGMQSIGMVRPSRVAQFAAQGFIVFAPYYRGNRGGEGRDEFAGADRYDAVYGVNVLKQYCNDNIHVFGFSRGGIMALWTAILRRDITSVVTWAGVSDATATYWERIDMRRMMKRVIGGTPNRVPEAYDARTPLFEIEHITAPVLIIHGYQDENVDIEHARQLEFYLQDANKTYETWYDRHFAHQYPPAKNRETVHALCEWMKRQ; encoded by the coding sequence ATGATGATCAATGGTGAAATCGTTGAAAAACGCACCTATCCTTCGCCGAATCCAGCTATTCGGTTAACGGAAATTACCTATATATCTTTGGGTATTCGTGTGAAGGGTTTATTGGCTGAGCCAAAAGCTGAAGGTACATATGATGGCTTTTTATATCTACGTGGAGGCATGCAGAGTATTGGAATGGTTAGACCTTCACGTGTCGCGCAATTTGCAGCACAGGGCTTTATTGTTTTTGCACCGTATTACCGAGGTAATCGTGGTGGGGAGGGGCGAGATGAGTTTGCAGGTGCTGATCGATATGATGCTGTTTACGGAGTAAACGTTTTAAAGCAGTACTGCAATGATAATATACATGTCTTTGGGTTTTCACGTGGTGGGATTATGGCACTTTGGACAGCAATATTACGCAGAGATATCACATCTGTTGTAACGTGGGCAGGCGTTTCTGATGCCACTGCTACTTATTGGGAGCGGATAGATATGCGCCGAATGATGAAGCGAGTTATTGGAGGAACGCCTAACCGTGTGCCAGAGGCTTATGACGCGCGAACACCATTATTTGAAATAGAGCATATTACAGCTCCAGTGCTTATTATTCATGGATATCAAGATGAAAATGTAGATATCGAGCATGCTAGACAATTAGAATTTTATTTACAGGATGCCAATAAAACTTACGAAACATGGTATGACCGTCATTTTGCCCATCAATATCCTCCAGCAAAAAATCGTGAGACCGTCCATGCTCTTTGCGAATGGATGAAACGTCAGTAA
- a CDS encoding NUDIX domain-containing protein, with protein MFSFTDLNGLRVDLSFTRGEFTVEPKHVLVFLKYDNKWLCTIHKRRGVEVPGGKQEPGETLEEAAIREVFEETGVHIKNLKWFAEYAVHDEVLFCKTVFTAQFAGQEDIEFDLETSGMTWLTDDEFANHPNLSFHMKDEGMQKMLEELKHDDQW; from the coding sequence ATGTTCTCATTTACAGATTTAAATGGTTTACGAGTGGATTTAAGCTTTACAAGAGGAGAATTTACAGTTGAACCTAAACATGTTCTTGTTTTTTTGAAATATGATAACAAATGGCTATGCACGATTCATAAAAGACGTGGCGTCGAGGTTCCAGGTGGAAAGCAAGAGCCTGGAGAAACTTTGGAAGAGGCTGCAATTCGAGAAGTGTTTGAGGAAACAGGTGTTCATATAAAAAACTTAAAGTGGTTTGCAGAATATGCCGTTCATGATGAAGTGTTATTTTGTAAAACGGTTTTTACTGCTCAATTTGCAGGGCAAGAGGACATCGAATTTGATTTAGAGACATCAGGGATGACCTGGTTAACCGACGATGAATTTGCGAATCATCCAAATTTAAGCTTTCATATGAAGGATGAAGGTATGCAAAAAATGCTGGAGGAGTTGAAACATGATGATCAATGGTGA
- a CDS encoding aminopeptidase, giving the protein MQHLQEIALNILKNNLNVQSSETLMILTDVHKQEIAEIFHQAGLSITENTMLVVMPLLKKSGHEPVNAISSLMSQVDVTLCITSHSLTHTMARKKACENGGRVATMPGVTFAMLEQGALHADANEIEVLVESYVNLLNTAKDVHIVKDGYELTFSVENRSGIRSTGIVRNSGEYGNIPSGESYIAPIETSANGEILVDGSIANIGVLKEPLLLKLRNGRLEDAIGSDGPKLLELLGEGNGRIIAEFGIGANKSAILCGNVLEDEKVFGTIHIAFGSNVPFGGANAADVHIDCVVKNPTVYFDGKQVI; this is encoded by the coding sequence ATGCAGCATTTACAGGAGATTGCACTGAATATCTTAAAAAATAATTTAAATGTTCAATCCTCAGAAACACTGATGATTCTAACAGATGTTCACAAACAAGAGATTGCTGAAATTTTCCATCAGGCAGGTTTAAGCATAACGGAAAACACAATGCTAGTTGTGATGCCACTACTGAAGAAATCTGGACATGAACCAGTGAACGCTATATCGTCACTGATGTCGCAAGTAGATGTTACCTTATGCATTACCTCCCATTCTCTAACACATACAATGGCTCGAAAAAAGGCGTGTGAAAATGGCGGGCGAGTTGCCACAATGCCAGGCGTTACATTCGCAATGCTGGAGCAAGGGGCACTTCATGCTGATGCAAATGAAATAGAAGTACTTGTAGAAAGCTATGTCAATCTACTGAATACTGCAAAGGATGTTCACATTGTAAAAGATGGGTATGAGTTGACGTTTAGCGTAGAAAATCGTTCCGGTATTCGTTCAACAGGTATTGTACGCAATTCCGGAGAATATGGTAATATTCCATCAGGTGAATCCTACATTGCTCCAATTGAAACATCTGCAAATGGTGAGATTTTAGTTGATGGCTCTATTGCTAATATTGGTGTGTTGAAAGAACCATTATTACTAAAGCTTCGCAATGGTCGACTAGAGGATGCAATCGGTTCAGATGGCCCGAAATTACTTGAATTACTAGGGGAGGGCAATGGCCGTATCATTGCAGAGTTTGGGATTGGTGCAAACAAAAGTGCTATATTATGTGGGAATGTCCTTGAGGATGAAAAGGTATTTGGCACCATTCATATTGCATTTGGCAGTAATGTACCATTTGGTGGCGCAAATGCAGCAGATGTTCATATAGATTGTGTCGTCAAAAATCCAACTGTCTATTTCGATGGCAAACAAGTTATTTAG